Below is a window of Candidatus Methylomirabilota bacterium DNA.
GCTGGTCAAGGAGATGGTGCCGAAGGCCACGCGGATCGCGGTGCTGTCCACCGCGGAGCCGCATGTCCGAGAGCAGGTCGCGGTGGCCGAGCAGACGGCTCGCGCGCTCGGGGTCCGGCTGGTCGTGGTCGAGGCCAAGGAGGGCCACTACGACCGCGCCTTCGCCACGATGGTGGAGCAGCGCGCCGAGGCGCTGTTCGTCGCCGCCAGCTCGATCCTCAATCAGGACCGGCGCCAGATCATCGAGCTGGCCGCGCGCCACCGGATTCCCGCGATCTACGAGTGGCGGGAAACGGTCGACGAAGGCGGGCTGATGTCGTACGGCGGGCTCTGGCGCGCCTTGTTCCGGCGGGTGGCCGAGTTCGTCGACCGGACCCTCAAGGGCGCGAACCCGGCCGATCTCCCGGTCGAGCAGTGGAGCACCTTCGAGCTGGCCGTGAACCTCCGGACCGCGAAGGCGCTCGGACTCCGGGTCCCGCCGGCGATCCTCGCCCGCGCCGACTACGTCGTCGAATGAGCGAGGCGCCGACCCGGGGTCGCTCGACGGATGCAAAGGTCGTGGGTGGCGCCCTCGTCCTGCTCGGCGTGTTCGCCCTCGCGGAGGCCCGCCGGCTCCATGCCCTTCGGACCCAGATGGTCGCGGGCGCCGTGGTCGGCGACGATACCTTTCCCATGATCGTCGGGCTCGCCTTGCTCCTGCTGGGAGCGACCGCGCTCGTGGCCCGGCTCCCGTCGGTGAAGGTGACCTTCCCGGAGGGAATCCCGCGGGCCCGGATGCTCTGGGGGATGGGCATCCTCGTCGCCTACTGGATCGTCATGCCCCATCTCGGCTACACGGGAGGCACGGCCCTCGTCTCGACCGGGCTCTACCGGACGCTGGGTGGCTACCGCTGGCCCGTCTCGGTCCTGCAGGGAGCCATCTCCACGGGCCTGCTCTACCTCTTCTTCCGCGTGTGGCTCCTCGAGCCCCTTCCCACCGGCTGGCTCGGGTTCTGAGGGACCGTGAAGCAACTGACGTCGGAGGTGACCGCGCGGCGACGACGAAGCGCAGCGGCCAGCCGGCGCTCCCGCCCCAAGCTCGACTGAGGCCGTGGACATCCTGAGCCAGCTGGCCGGCGGCTTCGGCGCCGCGCTCACTCCCACCAACCTCGGGATGGCTGTCCTGGGCTCGCTCCTGGGGACGCTGGTGGGCGTCCTGCCGGGGCTCGGCCCCACCGCGGCCATCGCGATCCTCTTCCCGTTGACCACCGTGCTCCAGCCGGTGCCGGCCACCATCATGCTTTCCGCGATTTACTACGGCGCCATGTACGGCGGCTCCACGACGGCGATCCTGTTGAACATCCCGGGAGAGGTGGCCTCGGTGCCGACCTGCCTCGACGGCTACCCGATGGCCCAGCAGGGCCGGGGCGGCGTGGCCCTCGGGATCTCGGCCGTCGGCTCCTTCTTCGCGGGCATCGTCGGCGTGGTCGCGCTCACCTTTTTCGCCCCGTTCCTGGCCGACCAGGCGCTCCGGTTCGGTCCCCCCGAGTATTTCGGCCTCATGGTGCTTGCCTTCACCGTGGTGGCCTCGCTGTCGGGCGGCTCCCTGGTCAAGGGCCTTTCCATGGCGATGCTCGGCTACTTCGTCTCGCTGATCGGCCTCGGTCCGTCCACGGCAGAGCCTCGCTTCACGTTCGACTGGGCCCCGCTCATGGGCGGTGTGGACCTCATCGCCCTGGTCGTCGGCCTCTTCGCGATCTCCGAGGTGTTCCTCGGGGTGGAGGAGGCCCGGGTGGCCATCGCGACGGAGATCCGGAACGTCTTCCCGAGCCTGGCCGATCTCCGGCAGAGCTTTCCGGCGATCCTCAGGGGGACGGGGATTGGCTTCTTCC
It encodes the following:
- a CDS encoding tripartite tricarboxylate transporter TctB family protein, with amino-acid sequence MSEAPTRGRSTDAKVVGGALVLLGVFALAEARRLHALRTQMVAGAVVGDDTFPMIVGLALLLLGATALVARLPSVKVTFPEGIPRARMLWGMGILVAYWIVMPHLGYTGGTALVSTGLYRTLGGYRWPVSVLQGAISTGLLYLFFRVWLLEPLPTGWLGF
- a CDS encoding ABC transporter substrate-binding protein, with the translated sequence LVKEMVPKATRIAVLSTAEPHVREQVAVAEQTARALGVRLVVVEAKEGHYDRAFATMVEQRAEALFVAASSILNQDRRQIIELAARHRIPAIYEWRETVDEGGLMSYGGLWRALFRRVAEFVDRTLKGANPADLPVEQWSTFELAVNLRTAKALGLRVPPAILARADYVVE